Proteins encoded by one window of Peptococcaceae bacterium 1198_IL3148:
- a CDS encoding FAD/NAD(P)-binding protein, whose protein sequence is MNKNNPYLPIPMRLVKNFTETEDKLIHTFTLEFVNQEDAENFKYLPGQFAELMVYGKGEAPFGIASSPNEPGILKFSVAKVGVVSTALHLLEEGSIVGVRGPLGNWYPLENLKGKNIVIIGGGFAFTTLRSTIQYLLDPVRRGDYGELTVIYGARNPGLLLYKDELKEWESRDDINMVTTIDRPAEGWTGRTGFVPNVTKEVAPSAENTVCIICGPPVMIKFTQPVLVELGFTPEQIIMSLEMRMKCGIGMCGRCNIGSKYVCKDGPVFTLAQLNNMPNEY, encoded by the coding sequence ATGAACAAAAACAACCCATATTTGCCAATACCAATGAGATTGGTAAAGAACTTCACAGAGACCGAAGACAAACTGATTCACACCTTTACCTTAGAATTTGTCAACCAAGAAGATGCCGAAAACTTCAAGTACCTGCCGGGGCAGTTTGCCGAACTGATGGTATATGGCAAGGGCGAAGCCCCCTTTGGCATCGCCTCATCCCCCAATGAGCCCGGGATACTGAAATTTTCGGTGGCCAAAGTGGGGGTGGTATCCACAGCGCTGCACCTGTTGGAAGAAGGCAGTATCGTGGGTGTTCGGGGGCCGTTGGGCAACTGGTACCCACTAGAAAACCTAAAGGGAAAAAACATCGTCATCATCGGCGGAGGCTTTGCCTTCACCACACTGCGTTCCACCATCCAGTATCTACTGGACCCGGTAAGGCGTGGAGACTATGGCGAATTAACAGTGATTTATGGAGCCCGGAACCCTGGATTATTACTATACAAAGACGAACTAAAAGAATGGGAAAGCCGGGACGACATCAACATGGTGACCACCATAGACCGCCCGGCGGAGGGTTGGACCGGACGCACCGGATTTGTACCCAACGTCACCAAAGAAGTGGCTCCCAGTGCTGAGAACACCGTGTGTATCATTTGCGGCCCACCGGTGATGATTAAGTTTACCCAACCGGTGCTGGTGGAACTGGGCTTTACCCCAGAACAGATCATCATGAGCTTAGAAATGCGGATGAAGTGCGGCATTGGCATGTGTGGTCGCTGCAATATTGGCAGTAAGTATGTGTGCAAAGATGGCCCGGTATTTACTTTGGCTCAATTGAACAACATGCCTAATGAATACTAA
- the folP gene encoding dihydropteroate synthase has protein sequence MQLSIRCIEIKDRAQAIQQLAAIGCDCWGVQHMAAKAVFRVLKLKDLTPTQANIIKQEMLSAGGEAAVTRGVVNHSVSQTDMLMMATEMQYKRVCDKLRVQPFKLKQLAESIESVLNNLNPNGTREMDCRGKTLAFGQRTYVMGILNVTPDSFSDGGNFNRVEQALDHAVQMVNDGADIIDIGGESTRPGYTSVSLDEELERVIPVVERMATQINVPISVDTTKAEVARQALEAGAHIINDIWAGQADANMFSVAAQYNAPIMLMHNQQGTAYKDLMFDVIEFLERAADQALLAGVPRDKIIIDPGIGFGKTHQQNLEVMRRLDELRPLGYPVLLGTSRKSIIANTLNLPVDQRVEGTAATVALGIAKGVDIVRVHDVKEMVRVCRMTDAIVRGDMDG, from the coding sequence ATTCAGTTGAGTATTCGTTGTATCGAGATAAAGGATAGAGCACAGGCAATACAGCAATTGGCTGCCATTGGTTGTGACTGCTGGGGGGTACAGCATATGGCAGCAAAGGCGGTATTTCGCGTGTTGAAATTAAAGGACCTTACTCCTACCCAAGCCAACATTATCAAACAAGAAATGCTATCTGCCGGTGGTGAAGCAGCTGTAACCAGAGGGGTGGTGAATCATTCGGTGTCCCAAACAGATATGCTGATGATGGCCACCGAAATGCAATACAAAAGGGTATGTGACAAGTTAAGGGTGCAGCCCTTTAAGTTGAAACAACTGGCTGAAAGCATTGAATCGGTGTTGAATAACTTGAACCCAAATGGTACCAGAGAAATGGATTGTCGGGGAAAGACCCTTGCCTTTGGCCAGCGCACCTATGTAATGGGCATTTTAAATGTAACCCCGGATTCATTTTCTGACGGTGGTAATTTTAATCGGGTGGAACAGGCGTTGGATCACGCAGTGCAAATGGTAAATGATGGGGCAGATATCATTGACATTGGTGGGGAATCCACCAGACCTGGTTATACCAGTGTTAGTTTAGATGAGGAACTGGAGCGGGTTATCCCGGTGGTGGAGAGGATGGCAACCCAAATAAATGTGCCCATATCGGTAGATACCACTAAGGCGGAAGTGGCCAGGCAAGCGTTAGAGGCAGGGGCTCACATTATTAACGATATCTGGGCTGGGCAAGCTGACGCAAATATGTTTTCGGTGGCGGCACAATATAACGCGCCGATAATGTTGATGCATAATCAACAGGGAACAGCTTACAAAGATTTGATGTTTGATGTTATAGAATTTTTAGAGCGGGCAGCAGACCAAGCCCTTTTAGCCGGGGTGCCCCGGGATAAAATAATTATTGATCCCGGCATTGGCTTTGGTAAGACCCATCAACAAAACTTGGAAGTGATGAGGCGCCTGGATGAACTTAGGCCGTTGGGTTATCCGGTGTTACTGGGCACCAGCCGTAAATCCATCATTGCCAACACGCTGAATTTACCGGTGGACCAACGGGTGGAGGGCACTGCCGCCACAGTGGCATTGGGAATTGCCAAGGGTGTGGATATTGTGCGGGTACATGATGTTAAAGAAATGGTCCGGGTATGTCGGATGACCGATGCCATTGTGCGGGGTGATATGGATGGATAA